TGTACTACTTGTGGGGAACCTCCCTGGCGCTCTACCTCGCCGGATCGGCGGGCGCCCTGCTATTCTTCGCCCTACCTCGCTTCGAGGAAGGGGAATTCGGCGGCGTGATCACCCTACCGGTCGAGGCGGTGCCGCCGCCCGACAGCCCACCTGCCGAGTTCGCGGCCGGGCGCTTCTGGCTGGTCAACCTGGGCCCGGCCAGCGCGGCCGACCCGCGCCAGCCGGTGGGGCTGGCCGAAGAACCCGGGGTCAAGGCGCTGTACAAGGTCTGCGTCCACCTGGGCTGCCTGTACCGCTGGGAGGCGACGGGCGAGCGCTTCGAATGCCCGTGTCACGGCTCGAAGTACCTGCGGGATGGCGCCAAGATCGACGGCCCGGCGACCCGCAATCTGGACGTCTTCGTGATCGAAGCCGTCGATGCCGAGGGCAACGTCCTGGCCCAGACCGAGCCGACCGAGGGCAACCGCCAGGGCTCCAGCCTGCCCATCCCGCCCGGTACCGTCGCCCTGCGGGTCAACACCGGAGCCAAGATTCAGGGCGCTGCGAGCAGCGCCTAGGCAGGGGGCGATTCCATGGCGATCTTCCGACCGCACATCCCATTCCTGGACGAGGTCAAGGCCAAGGGCGTCCGCCGGGCCGGACGGGACAAGGC
The Anaerolineales bacterium genome window above contains:
- a CDS encoding Rieske 2Fe-2S domain-containing protein, which translates into the protein MPEAVAQPQAGSPASPPLSRREFLYYLWGTSLALYLAGSAGALLFFALPRFEEGEFGGVITLPVEAVPPPDSPPAEFAAGRFWLVNLGPASAADPRQPVGLAEEPGVKALYKVCVHLGCLYRWEATGERFECPCHGSKYLRDGAKIDGPATRNLDVFVIEAVDAEGNVLAQTEPTEGNRQGSSLPIPPGTVALRVNTGAKIQGAASSA